The DNA region TGACCGCCGACACGATCGAGTTCACCGGACGGGAGATGCCGAAGTGGAACCCGGTCAACGTCTGCTCGTACCACCTGCAGGAGGCAGGCGCGGGACCGGTCTCGGAGATCGCCTACACGCTCGCCAACGCCATCTGCTACCTCGACGCCGTCCGCGACCGCGGGATGCTCACCCCCGAGCGGGTCGGAGCGATCTCGTTTTTCTGCAACGCCGGGATCCGCTTTGTGGAGGAGATGTGCAAGCTGCGGGCCTTCGGCGTGCTGTGGGACCGGATCACGCGCGAGCGTTACGGCGTCGAAGACGAGCGGCTTCGTCGCTTCCGCTACGGCCTGCAGGTGAACTCGCTGGGCCTGACCGCGTCCCAACCGGAGAACAACGTGTACCGGGTGCTGCTGGAGATGCTCGGTCCGACCCTGTCGAAGAACGGGCGAGCCCGGGCCGTCCAGCTTCCAGCCTGGAACGAGGCCCTCGGCCTCCCGAGGCCGTGGGACCAGCAGTGGTCACTGAGGGCCCAGCAGATCCTGGCCTACGAAACCGACCTGCTGGAGTACGAGGACCTGTTCGAAGGGTCCACGGTCGTGCAGGCAAAGGTGGACGAGCTCGTGGAGGCGGCGCAGAGCGAGCTGGACAGGGTCCTGGAGCTGGGCGGGTCGCTGAAGGCGCTTCAGTCCATGAAGGAGCAGCTGGTTACCGAGCACGCGCGGCGCCTGCGGGCCATCGACGCCGGCGACACCACGGTCGTGGGCGTCAACGCCTTCGAAATGACCGAGCCTTCCCCGCTGCTGGGCGACGGCGACATGCACATCCTGAAGGTCTCCGCGGAGACCCAGGCCGAGCAGGTCGAGCGGCTCGAGCAGTTCCGCGCCGGGCGCGACCCCCGGGCGGTCTCCGGCGCCCTGGATGCGCTCCGACGATGCGCGGCCTCGGGCGAAAACGTCATGCCGGCGTCGATCGAAGCCGCCAAAGCGGGCGTCACGACCGGTGAGTGGGCGGGGGCCCTGCGTGAGGTGTTCGGGGACTACCGGGCCCCCACCGGCGTCGGGGCGGGCTCACCGTCGACGCTTCCGGGATCGGAGTCGCTCGTGGAGGCGCGGCGCAGGGTGGCGGAGGCCGCCTCCCGGCTGGGCGTGCCGCGCCTGCGCATGCTGGTCGGCAAGCCGGGACTGGACGGCCACTCCAACGGGGCCGAGCAGGTGGCGGTCCGGGCTCGGGACCTGGGCATCGAGGTCGTCTACCCCGGGATCCGGCTCACGCCGGCCGAGGTGGCGGGGATCGCCGCGGATGAGGACGTCCACCTGGTGGGGCTCTCCGTGCTGTCGGGCGCGCACGACCTGGTCGTCCCAGAGGTGATCGACGCCCTGCGGGCACGGGGGGTGGACCCGGCCCGCGTGCCTGTCGTGGTCGGAGGCATCATCCCGGACGACGACGCCTCCAAGCTCCTGGAGCTGGGAGTGGCGCGGATCTTCACCCCCAAGGACCACGACCTGACCCGCAACCTCGTGGAGAGCGCAGGCCTGGTCGGCCGCTGACGGCAGGAAAGCAGCCCCCGAGGGAGAAGTAGGCCCGTAAGTGAGGGGTCGCCAGCGCGGCCCCAGGGGCTTTCTCAAGGGGGATACACCAATGCGTTCATCCGTACGCCTGATCTCGACCTTTCTCGTAGCGGCCCTTTCCGCCGCCACGCTGGCCGTCGCGCCGCCCGCGGGGGCCCAGGCCCCCTCGCCGCCGGGGTCCGTGAAGGAGCATCTGCTCTCGCTGCCGACCGACGTCATGCAGCCGGAGCTTGAGGCAAAGCTCGCCGCCGCGCAGCCCGGCGATCGGATCCAGGTGCTGGCTCAGTTCAAGACGATGGACGTCCGGCCCGCGGACATCCAGCGCATGATCGACCTGGGGTTCGTCTCCCTGGTGAAGCTGCGGATGCTGCCGATCGTGTTCGGCATCGGCACCCCCGACATGATCCGGGCGCTTGCGGCCGACCCCGCCACCCGCCGCATCGAGTTCAACCAGCAGATGGAGTACTCCCTCGAGCGGTCGACCAAGACGATCAAGGCGGACGAGGGCGTCTGGAATCGTTACGTGAAGGAAGGCGACAGGATCGGCCTCCCAGTCGACGGGTCAGGCGTAACCATCGCGGTCATCGACTCCGGTGTGGATGCTACGCACCCGGATCTGGAACTGGGTCGTAAGACCGTTGCCAACTACAAGTTCCTCGGCACGAGCGAAGCCGGATTCGCCAGGCAGGAGGCCCATGGGGAAGTTGTAGCGGGCATCGGGCTTTGGGCCCCGGTGGCCAACAGCGACGTCACCTCCGTCCACGGAACGCACGTGGCCGGGATCGCGGCCGGTTCCGGCGCGGCGAGCACGAACACGACCCTGCTTGGGTACGGTGCCCCCACTGCTCGCGAGCGGCGGGGAGTCGCCCCCGGGGCCAACATCCTGGGCCTGGGTGCTGGTGACGCGATCCTGGTGCTCAACGCCCTGACCGCTTTCGACTTCGTCTACACAGAGATCAAGGACTACGGGAACCCGTTCAACATCCGGGTGATCAACAACTCCTGGGGCGGCGCCGGGGAGTTCGACCCGGCGTCGTTCATAAGCCAGGCCGTGATGGTCCTGTCCTATGACATGGGCAGACACAACCAGCACATCGTGTTTGCGGCGGGCAACTCCGGACAGAGCACCAACAATGTCGGCAAGAACAGCTTGTGGGCGCGGATTCCGGCCACGATCGGGGTGGCTAACGTGAGCAGGAACGGCAAGGTGCCGAACGACGCGGACGACCTCACCACCGCTTTGGCCAGCGACTCATCGCGCGGGGTGAACGGGCGCCCCGAGACATTCCCGGACGTCGCCGCCCCAGGTACGGGCATCATCAGCGCCCTCGCGCACGCCAACACGGCGACCCCCTACGTCCCACTCCACGGGACGTCGATGGCGGCCCCACACGTGGCCGGGGCAATTGCGCTGATGCTCCAGGCAAACCCCGATCTCAAGCTGGCGGGCGTGCCCGACGACTTCGCAGCCAACGCGCCTGCGCCCTACAGAGACACGTTCATGAACCAGATCACCGAAGCGGAGTGGATCCTGAAGGCCACGGCGACGCACGTAACCGGCTCCTTTAGCCAGCTTCCTGGCTCCACCTACATCGCGGGCTCCTCGCACTCCCCTCATGACGGCTACGGCCTGATCGACGCCGAACGGGCGGTGGCCGCGGCGTTTGCCCTGCGCCGCCTTCGGGCGACGAACCCCGCGGCAACCGTCGCCGACGCCGTTGCGGCGGCTCCCGCCCTGATCGAGGACGTGACGGAGACGTACAACAACGTCGACACGCTCTCCACCGCGTGGGCCGGGCGTGTCCTGGTCGAGGGGACACCGGCACTCACGATTCGTCAGGAAAACCCCCTGACGGTGCCGGCCAATTGGAGCTCGCTCAAGCTCGGCCTGTCGTGGAACGGCGAACACCGTCTTTCCGGCCCGGACTACGGGTCCGGTGACGACGACACGACCGCACCCGTCCCGGCCGACCTCGACCTGCAGTTGTCCTTCATCCGCAAGTCCAATGGCGCCGTGGCCCGCACGATCATCACCTCGCCCGCGGCCCCCGCACCGGTAGCCGGCAAGCAGATCACGCTCACCCCCAGCTCCTCCTTCACCGGTCCCACCGGCGTCGTCACCGCTCTTTCCGACGCCGTAGTCGGGGATCCGACCAAGCCGTGGCAGGTGTCGGTGGTCACTCAGGAGGGCCTCGCGGGTGGAGTGGACTACGCGGTGGTGGCCGACCTCGCACACATGGGACTGGCGGAGATCGGCAGCAACTCCACGACCAGCCCGGACTGCACCAATGCGGCGTCGTGCCCGGCCGATGTGCTCGTCCGGTGGGGCGACTGGAAGGACTCGGACAACGGCCAGGGCTCCGGCCACGTCGAGTCCGACACGGGCAAGTCCCACAAGGTGGCGATGAAGTACTACAACCTGGGGACCACGGGGCTCAGCTGGTCTGCGCCCGGAAACGGAACTGCGGGGTCGTCCAAGTTCGACCCACGTGCCGCTGTAGGCGCACCTCTGCCGAGCCCGGTGCACCGCCTAAGCACCTCGGCCTGGACGGCCTGGCACACGGACATGGTCGTCCAGCCCCCGGACCTGGCGGTCTCAACCCTGGAGCTCCTGGGGGCGGTCACGGGGCAGTACTCGGATCAGGCAACGCTGTCCGCCAAGCTGCTCGTGGACGGCATCGCGCGCGGCGGCAAGACGGTGTCCTTCAACCTGGGGGCCCAGAACCTGACGGCCCAGACGAACTCCAGCGGCATCGCCACCGTGACGACGCGTCTCCTGCAAGCTCCTGCGTCCTACCCGCTGACCGCTTCGTATCTCGGGGAGACGACTATCGCCGCCTCGGCGGTGTCGGGGACCTTCGACGTGCTGAAGGACGACTCGACTCTGTCGCTCCAAGTCGCCCCCGGTCCCGCCGGGGCGGCCCTGCTGAATGCGAAGCTGCTGGACGCCGACACCCCCGGCACCGTGCTCGTCGGCAGGACAATCGAGTTCCAGCAGGGCGGCTCGCCGGTCGGAACCGCCATCGTGGACCCGAGCGGAATCGCCCAGCTCACAGTTCCCGGCGCAGATCCCGCGGCGGGCGAGTTCGCCGCCACCTTCGCCGGGGACACGTTCTACGAGGGCGCCGTCTCGGCCCCCGCGGCCTACGTGCCACACCTGATCACGCTGACGAGCGTCACCAACCCGATCCGGGACCGCAACGCCAACGCGGTGGCCGCGTCGGGGACGACCACCCCCGGCTCCACCGTGGCGGTTGTGGTTTCGGACGGCCCCCGGTCGCTGCCTGCGGCGACCTCCGTTGCCGGGGCCACGGGAGCCTGGGCCGTCTCGAACATCGACACCAGGCCGCTGGCCGACGGAACCTTGACCTTCACCGCGACATCCACGACCCCGAGCGGGAGCGTTGCGCAGGCGGTTGGGGAGTCGACCAAGACGACCAGCCCGAAGGCCCCCTCGATCCAGATCCGTCACGACGGATTCGGCTACATCACTGCGGATCAGCGTCCGGAGGCCCTGGAGATCAAGGTCACGCACAACGGTCCTTCGCCCGCCGTCCTCGGCGTCACCCTTACCGACTCGGCCGGGACGGCCCTGCCGGTCGAGGCGCCGGAGATTGCCGTGGGCGAGACGAAGACCCTGACGGTCGACGCTACGTCCCTGGTGGACGGCCCCCTCACTGCGCGGGCCGCCAACGGGTCCCAAGCCGCGACGGTGGTGGCGGTGATGGACAGGGTCAAGCCGCAGGTTACGGTCGGCACTCCGGCCGTGCCCGCTCTGTCCACGCCCGTTTTCGGGACGCTCAGCTTCTCCGGTACCGCGACGGACGCAACCTCGCCCATCCGCTCCGTCGTCGTCTCACTCAAGAACTCGGCGGGGCGCGAAGCCGGACGGGTCAACGCCTCCCGCGGCTCACCTGCTTCGTCCAGCACGACCTGGAAGGCGTCCTTCAGCCACCTGTTCCTGATGCCGGGTGAGTACACAGCCACGGCCTACTCGGTAGACGAGGCGGGTTTGACGAGCGACTTGGCCTCCGCCACGGCGCTCGTCATCTAGTCGCACGGACGTCGTCCCGGGCCCCCGCTTCGCGGGGGCCCGGGACAACTCCCTTCCGGGCCTCAGGTCCCGAACCACTAGAATCGGCCCCCATGGACTACGCCCTGGACCCCGAGCACATCGAGTTCCGCAAGGTCGTCCGGTCGTTCGCGGAGACGGTCATCGCGCCCCACTCGGCGGACTTCGACGAGCGGGCGGAGTTCCCAACCGACCTCGTCCTGCAGTGCGGACGTCAGGGGTTCCTCGGCCTGCCGATCCCCGAGGAGTACGGCGGTGCGGGCGCCGACTACATCTCGTACCTGCTGTGCGTCGAGGAGCTTGCGCGGATCGACCCGTCCATCGCGATCACCGTCGAGGCGCACACGTCGCTGGTTTGCAACCTGCTGTTCCACTTCGGTGACGAGAACCAGAAGAAGACCTGGCTGACACCGCTCGCTCAGGGCGGCAAAATCGGCGCCTTCGGCCTGACCGAGCCGGGAGCAGGCTCCGACGCCGGCGGCACGCGGACCACCGCCCGCCGCACAGACGGCGGTTACGTCATCAACGGGTCCAAGATCTTCATCACCAACGCCGGCACGGACATCTCACTCCTGACGATCTGCACCGCCCGCACAGAGGACGGAGAGATCTCCGCCTTCATCGTCCCGAACGGCACCCCCGGGTTCGAGGTCGGACGCAAGCTGCGCAAGCTCGGGTGGCACGCTTCGGATACGCGCGAGCTTGCTTTCACCGACTGCTTCGTGCCCGAGGAGAACCTGCTCGGGGAGCCGGGACGCGGGTTCCGCCAGTTCCTGGCCCAACTGGACGACGGCCGCATCGCCATCTCGGCCCTCGCGGTGGGACAGTCGCAGGGGTGCCTAGACGAGTGCCTGTCCTACGTTCGCGAGCGCAAGCAGTTCGGCAAGTCCATCGGCGAGTTCCAGGCCATCCAGTTCAAGCTCGCCGACATGGCGACCAAGATCCACCACGCCCGCCTCGCCGTCTACCACGCCGGCCGTCTGCGACAGGACGGCAAGCCGTACAAGCAGGAGGCGTCGATGGTTAAGCTGTTCTCAACCGAGATGGCCGTGGACATCGCCCGGGAGGCCGTCCAGGTGCACGGGGGCTACGGCTTCATCGAGGAGTTCCCCGTCGCACGCTTCTACCGCGACGCCAAGGTGCTGGAGATCGGCGAGGGAACCAGCGAGGTCCAGCGCATGATCATCGCCCGCCAGCTCGGCATGGACCCCGGCACCCGACCCCGGGGAGCCTGACCGCTAGTCGTCGGCATCGGGGGCCAGAAGAGCCCGCCCGTAGCGTTCCGGCGACTCAAGGATCCCTCGCGTGATCTGGTAGTGCGACGTGTCCTCCAGCGCCACGCGCCGCGGCGGGGACTCGTCGAAGCTGAAGATCTCGGCCTCCGGGTGCGTGAGCAGGATCGGAGAGTGGGTGGCGACGATGAACTGGGTCTGTCCTTCCGCAACCAGATCCGCCATCCGAGCCAGCAGCGCGAGCAGACGCCGTGGCGACAGCGCAGCCTCCGGCTCGTCGAGCAGGAACAGGCCCCGCTCCATGCGGTGAAGCACGACGGACAGAAACGCCTCGCCGTGTGACTGCGCGTGCAGCGAACGGCCGCCGTACCTGGTGAAGGGGTCGCGTTCGAAGTCCTGGTCCGCCGCCCGCTCGTCCAGCAGCGACGAGAAGTGCGCGTGGAACTCAGCCCTGAGGAAGTAGCCGTCCGGCGGCCGCTTGCCAAAGGCCGGCCTGAGCACCTTCGACAGAAGGCTCGTCTGCTCCGGTCCATGCCGGGCCCCCAGCTCGTTGCGTCCGCCTCCCGAAACCGGGAGCCCGGACAGGTCGGCTATCGCCTCAAGCACCGTTGACTACCCGGATCCGTTCTCCCCCAGCAGGAACGTGATCGGACGCCCGAACCGCAGGTCGAGTCCGCGAACGGAGGGGATGGAGTAAGGGAATGCGTCCCACTCCTCGACCTCGCCGTCGGTCAGGGACACGCGCTTGAGGTACGGCGGCTCCTTTAAGGGCATCGTGCTAAGAGGATGACGCGGGCCGGCCCCCCGTGCGGCCGCCCCCCAAAAGCAGATCACCCCGGCGCGGGCGCCGGGGTGATCGGGTGGAGCTCGGGCGCGTTAAGCGCTCTTGGGAAGCATTCGCGTCATCTTCGTCCCGCACTTGGGACACGCTCCCTGGGCGGCCTTGGAGCCGTTCGCCAGCTCTTTGACCTCGCCCTGGAACTCCCGCTTCTCCTTGCACTTGACGCAGTAGCCCTCGTAGTTGGCCATCTGATTCTCCTTTCGCGCCGGGGTCCACCCATTCTCGGGGGGCGAGGCGCTGAGAGGGCTCATCTTGGAGCGCTGCGAACGCTCACCGTGGTCGCTTTACGCCTGAGAGAGGCGGGAAGCCGGAAAACGTCAGCCCTGGAGGAAGAAAAACGACATCGCGATGATCACGTAGGCCCCCACGAGCTGGGCCCCCTCGAGCCAGTTGCTCTCCCCGTCGCCGGCGATCTGGGCCACGATCAGCGTCGAAAGCCCGACCGCGGCTATCTCGAACGGCGAGAACAGGAAGTCCATCGGGTGGCCCGTGGCGAGGCTGATGAACACCAGCGCCGGGGCGATGAAAAGGGCGATCTGGGTGGACGAACCGATGGCGATCTCCAGGGCGATGTCCATCTTGTTGCGCATGGCGAACAGGATCGCCGCGCTGTGCTCGGCGGCGTTGCCGATGATCGGCACGACTATCAGCCCCACGAACATCCGGGACAGTCCCAGCCGCTCGACCGTCGGCTCCATGGCCCCCACGAGCACCTCGGCCTCCAGGGCGACCAGGCCGGCCGCCACGACCAGAAGGGTCAGCGCCTTGGCCTTGGACCACTTGGGTTCCTCGTGCTCGTGCGGCGTCCGGAACAGGTGCTGGTGGGTCACGAGCGTGAAGATCAGCGCCCCCACGTACAGCACCATCAGCACCGCGGCCACCACCCCGCTCAGGACCTCCCGTTGGACAAAGTTCGTCCGCCCGGCCGTCAGCAGGAACAGGGCCGGCATGAGCAGTCCGATCACCGCGAGCACCAGCGACGCAGAGTGCACCGACGCCGCCTTGGCGTTGAACTTCTGCTCGGAGTGCCTCAGCCCGCCGAGCAGCAGGGACAATCCCAGCACCAGCAGCAGGTTGCCCAGGATCGACCCCGTCAGCGACGCCTTGACCGTCTCGAACTCACCCCGCAGGACCAGGAACACCGCGATGATCAGCTCGGTGACGTTGCCAAAGGTCGCGTTGAGGATGCCGCCGAGCCGCGGGCCGACATGGATGGCCAGCTCGTCTGTGGCGTGGCCGATCAGCCCGGCCAGCGGCAGAATGGCGGCCGCCGCCGTGAAGAACGCCAGCAGCTCGTTGTGGGCGATCAGCTCCGCGTAGAGCGATATCGGGACAAATACCAGCAGCCAGTTGAGCCGGGGCTTGAGGATGTTCCGCTGCTGGACCGCCACGCTCATGCGGGGCCCCCGGGGGCAGCCCAGCGGGGAGGGCGCTTTTCGAAGAAGGCCTTGATGCCCTCCTGTGCCTCCTCGCCGGCGCGCGCCTCTGCGATGGTGCGCACCGTCAGGTCCCTGACCTCGGCGGGGGTGCGGCCGATGACCTCGTCCACGAGCCGCCGCGTCCTGCGGACGGCCCCCGGGGCGGCAGCCAGGAAAAGCCGGACGTAGGACTCCACCACCTCGTCGAGCTCGGACTCGTCCACGGCGCGGTGCACGAGTCCAGCTTCGCATGCGCGCTCGGCGTCAAACGGCTCCCCGGACATGAACGCCGCTCTGGCGAACGCATAGCCGACCTTGCGGACCACGTAGGGGGAGATGACCGCCGGAACCAGCCCCAGCCGGACCTCTGTGAAGGCGAACTTCGTGGACCGGGCGGCCACGGCGACGTCGGCGCACGCGACGATCCCGGCGGCCCCCGCCATGGCGGCGCCGTGGACCCGCGCAATCACCGGAACCGGGCACGAGTCCAGCGCATCAAACAGCCGCGACAGCCGGGACGAGTCGCCCGCCGACGGATCCGTGCTGCCGGCGACGCTCGCCATCCACTTCAGGTCCGCTCCCGCGCAGAACACAGGACCGGCCCCCGAGATCACCAGGACCCTGGCGTGATCCGGCAGTCCGGACGCGGCCTCGGCGAGCGCGCTCATGAGGTCGCCGTCCAGCGCGTTGCGGACCTCGGGACGGTTGAGCTCCAGGCGAGCGACGCCCCGGACGTCCACGGTCAGGTTCACCACGCCCGGGCTCACCGCCGCCTCGCTCACGGCGCCTCCTCGTGGGAGCCGGGCAGGCAGTCCCCGCCGGACTGGAGCGCACGCGCGACCCGTCCAGGGATCTCCTTGCCGATCCTGCCGCACAGCCACGCGCTCGCCGCCGCCACCTTCCGGACGTCCACACCCGTCACTACACCCAATCCGTCCAGCATCCAAACCAGGTCCTCGGTGGCGAGGTTGCCGGTGGCGCTCTCGGCGTAGGGGCAGCCCCCGAGGCCCCCGGCGCTTGAGTCCACGATCGTGATGCCCATCTCCAGCGCGGCCAGGACGTTGGCGAGGCCCTGTCCGTAGGTGTCGTGGAAGTGGACGGCAAGCCTGGATGCCGGCACGCCGGCCGACTTAAAGGACGCCACCAGCTCCTGGACCTTGGCCGGCGTCCCCATCCCGATCGTGTCCCCGAGGGACAGTTCCTGGCACCCGAGGGCCATCAGCTTCGTCCCGGCCTCGACCACCTGGGGGGCCGGGACCGGGCCCTCCCACGGGTCGCCCAGCACCATCGACAGGTACCCGCGGACCCGCACGCCCGCGGCTGCGGCGGCAGCAACCACCGGACGGAACATCTCTATGGCCTCGTCGCGCGACCGGTTGAGGTTGCGCTGCGAGAAGGTCTCCGTTGCCGAGGCGAA from Actinomycetota bacterium includes:
- a CDS encoding protein meaA, translated to AAWLLALYVAVADEQGAPRTALRGTTQNDILKEYLSRGTYAFPPDPSIRLTADTIEFTGREMPKWNPVNVCSYHLQEAGAGPVSEIAYTLANAICYLDAVRDRGMLTPERVGAISFFCNAGIRFVEEMCKLRAFGVLWDRITRERYGVEDERLRRFRYGLQVNSLGLTASQPENNVYRVLLEMLGPTLSKNGRARAVQLPAWNEALGLPRPWDQQWSLRAQQILAYETDLLEYEDLFEGSTVVQAKVDELVEAAQSELDRVLELGGSLKALQSMKEQLVTEHARRLRAIDAGDTTVVGVNAFEMTEPSPLLGDGDMHILKVSAETQAEQVERLEQFRAGRDPRAVSGALDALRRCAASGENVMPASIEAAKAGVTTGEWAGALREVFGDYRAPTGVGAGSPSTLPGSESLVEARRRVAEAASRLGVPRLRMLVGKPGLDGHSNGAEQVAVRARDLGIEVVYPGIRLTPAEVAGIAADEDVHLVGLSVLSGAHDLVVPEVIDALRARGVDPARVPVVVGGIIPDDDASKLLELGVARIFTPKDHDLTRNLVESAGLVGR
- a CDS encoding S8 family serine peptidase; this encodes MRSSVRLISTFLVAALSAATLAVAPPAGAQAPSPPGSVKEHLLSLPTDVMQPELEAKLAAAQPGDRIQVLAQFKTMDVRPADIQRMIDLGFVSLVKLRMLPIVFGIGTPDMIRALAADPATRRIEFNQQMEYSLERSTKTIKADEGVWNRYVKEGDRIGLPVDGSGVTIAVIDSGVDATHPDLELGRKTVANYKFLGTSEAGFARQEAHGEVVAGIGLWAPVANSDVTSVHGTHVAGIAAGSGAASTNTTLLGYGAPTARERRGVAPGANILGLGAGDAILVLNALTAFDFVYTEIKDYGNPFNIRVINNSWGGAGEFDPASFISQAVMVLSYDMGRHNQHIVFAAGNSGQSTNNVGKNSLWARIPATIGVANVSRNGKVPNDADDLTTALASDSSRGVNGRPETFPDVAAPGTGIISALAHANTATPYVPLHGTSMAAPHVAGAIALMLQANPDLKLAGVPDDFAANAPAPYRDTFMNQITEAEWILKATATHVTGSFSQLPGSTYIAGSSHSPHDGYGLIDAERAVAAAFALRRLRATNPAATVADAVAAAPALIEDVTETYNNVDTLSTAWAGRVLVEGTPALTIRQENPLTVPANWSSLKLGLSWNGEHRLSGPDYGSGDDDTTAPVPADLDLQLSFIRKSNGAVARTIITSPAAPAPVAGKQITLTPSSSFTGPTGVVTALSDAVVGDPTKPWQVSVVTQEGLAGGVDYAVVADLAHMGLAEIGSNSTTSPDCTNAASCPADVLVRWGDWKDSDNGQGSGHVESDTGKSHKVAMKYYNLGTTGLSWSAPGNGTAGSSKFDPRAAVGAPLPSPVHRLSTSAWTAWHTDMVVQPPDLAVSTLELLGAVTGQYSDQATLSAKLLVDGIARGGKTVSFNLGAQNLTAQTNSSGIATVTTRLLQAPASYPLTASYLGETTIAASAVSGTFDVLKDDSTLSLQVAPGPAGAALLNAKLLDADTPGTVLVGRTIEFQQGGSPVGTAIVDPSGIAQLTVPGADPAAGEFAATFAGDTFYEGAVSAPAAYVPHLITLTSVTNPIRDRNANAVAASGTTTPGSTVAVVVSDGPRSLPAATSVAGATGAWAVSNIDTRPLADGTLTFTATSTTPSGSVAQAVGESTKTTSPKAPSIQIRHDGFGYITADQRPEALEIKVTHNGPSPAVLGVTLTDSAGTALPVEAPEIAVGETKTLTVDATSLVDGPLTARAANGSQAATVVAVMDRVKPQVTVGTPAVPALSTPVFGTLSFSGTATDATSPIRSVVVSLKNSAGREAGRVNASRGSPASSSTTWKASFSHLFLMPGEYTATAYSVDEAGLTSDLASATALVI
- a CDS encoding acyl-CoA dehydrogenase family protein, with the translated sequence MDYALDPEHIEFRKVVRSFAETVIAPHSADFDERAEFPTDLVLQCGRQGFLGLPIPEEYGGAGADYISYLLCVEELARIDPSIAITVEAHTSLVCNLLFHFGDENQKKTWLTPLAQGGKIGAFGLTEPGAGSDAGGTRTTARRTDGGYVINGSKIFITNAGTDISLLTICTARTEDGEISAFIVPNGTPGFEVGRKLRKLGWHASDTRELAFTDCFVPEENLLGEPGRGFRQFLAQLDDGRIAISALAVGQSQGCLDECLSYVRERKQFGKSIGEFQAIQFKLADMATKIHHARLAVYHAGRLRQDGKPYKQEASMVKLFSTEMAVDIAREAVQVHGGYGFIEEFPVARFYRDAKVLEIGEGTSEVQRMIIARQLGMDPGTRPRGA
- a CDS encoding AAA family ATPase — encoded protein: MLEAIADLSGLPVSGGGRNELGARHGPEQTSLLSKVLRPAFGKRPPDGYFLRAEFHAHFSSLLDERAADQDFERDPFTRYGGRSLHAQSHGEAFLSVVLHRMERGLFLLDEPEAALSPRRLLALLARMADLVAEGQTQFIVATHSPILLTHPEAEIFSFDESPPRRVALEDTSHYQITRGILESPERYGRALLAPDADD
- a CDS encoding DUF5679 domain-containing protein, with translation MANYEGYCVKCKEKREFQGEVKELANGSKAAQGACPKCGTKMTRMLPKSA
- the cax gene encoding calcium/proton exchanger, with translation MSVAVQQRNILKPRLNWLLVFVPISLYAELIAHNELLAFFTAAAAILPLAGLIGHATDELAIHVGPRLGGILNATFGNVTELIIAVFLVLRGEFETVKASLTGSILGNLLLVLGLSLLLGGLRHSEQKFNAKAASVHSASLVLAVIGLLMPALFLLTAGRTNFVQREVLSGVVAAVLMVLYVGALIFTLVTHQHLFRTPHEHEEPKWSKAKALTLLVVAAGLVALEAEVLVGAMEPTVERLGLSRMFVGLIVVPIIGNAAEHSAAILFAMRNKMDIALEIAIGSSTQIALFIAPALVFISLATGHPMDFLFSPFEIAAVGLSTLIVAQIAGDGESNWLEGAQLVGAYVIIAMSFFFLQG
- a CDS encoding enoyl-CoA hydratase-related protein, whose protein sequence is MSEAAVSPGVVNLTVDVRGVARLELNRPEVRNALDGDLMSALAEAASGLPDHARVLVISGAGPVFCAGADLKWMASVAGSTDPSAGDSSRLSRLFDALDSCPVPVIARVHGAAMAGAAGIVACADVAVAARSTKFAFTEVRLGLVPAVISPYVVRKVGYAFARAAFMSGEPFDAERACEAGLVHRAVDESELDEVVESYVRLFLAAAPGAVRRTRRLVDEVIGRTPAEVRDLTVRTIAEARAGEEAQEGIKAFFEKRPPRWAAPGGPA
- a CDS encoding hydroxymethylglutaryl-CoA lyase → MQGQAPAPIRKRVPPKVTVVEVGPRDGLQNEPEIVDAAVKVEFIARLADAGLPVVEATSFVNPKWVPQLADAAEVYTSIRKRPGVRYPVLVPNEKGLERALEAGAGEVAVFASATETFSQRNLNRSRDEAIEMFRPVVAAAAAAGVRVRGYLSMVLGDPWEGPVPAPQVVEAGTKLMALGCQELSLGDTIGMGTPAKVQELVASFKSAGVPASRLAVHFHDTYGQGLANVLAALEMGITIVDSSAGGLGGCPYAESATGNLATEDLVWMLDGLGVVTGVDVRKVAAASAWLCGRIGKEIPGRVARALQSGGDCLPGSHEEAP